From Nonlabens sp. Ci31, the proteins below share one genomic window:
- a CDS encoding TM2 domain-containing protein → MSTEGYDSSKSGFDNAKDSAKEGFDNAKETFNDAANNAKESAKDFQQNFNQTLNNQENKKVLAGIMGILLGTFGIHKFILGYNQEGIIQLILGIVSCGALGIIGLIEGIIYLTKSDEEFYYTYQVNKKGWF, encoded by the coding sequence ATGAGTACAGAAGGATACGATAGTTCAAAAAGTGGCTTTGACAATGCAAAGGATTCTGCAAAAGAAGGATTTGACAACGCAAAGGAAACATTTAACGACGCTGCAAACAACGCAAAAGAAAGTGCCAAAGATTTTCAACAAAACTTTAATCAAACTTTAAATAATCAAGAAAACAAAAAGGTTCTAGCTGGTATAATGGGTATTTTACTAGGAACATTTGGTATACACAAGTTTATATTGGGATACAACCAAGAGGGTATTATCCAGTTGATTTTAGGTATTGTAAGCTGTGGAGCTTTAGGTATTATAGGCTTGATAGAAGGGATTATTTATCTGACGAAGTCTGATGAAGAGTTTTATTACACCTATCAAGTAAACAAAAAAGGCTGGTTTTAA
- a CDS encoding carboxypeptidase-like regulatory domain-containing protein, which yields MKKKRFIFLLILIPLSINAQFIKGTITDATSKEPLPSVNIYFSGTSKGTITDFNGDFKISYYENSQSIFTVSLLGYETQIFSDPLNTDFSNLELQPKVGELPAVYLYPDPWSREKKEKYFIKQFLGTTLIAKECSILNLDKVRMRFNPSTKKMTAYAEEPLLIENRDLNYLVTYNLTDFEITFEELSLENVEMSGSMEFPTHYMISSYFVGSAFFKELNEKDAKRGWVRRHRKRAYKVSELRLFKLIAENRFDEEGYHLVFDRKKVVVKDHIRSRKKGALYIVDFREKQYEIMDPQNFQSAIYLDTPKLVISDAGNVLNYKVLKTGGFVSNLKVSGMLPLDYKME from the coding sequence AGTTCATAAAAGGAACTATTACAGACGCCACTTCAAAGGAACCTTTGCCCTCTGTAAACATTTACTTTTCAGGCACCTCAAAAGGGACCATTACTGACTTTAATGGGGATTTTAAAATTTCTTATTATGAAAATAGTCAGAGTATTTTTACCGTAAGCCTATTAGGCTATGAAACACAAATTTTTAGCGATCCTTTGAATACCGACTTTTCTAATCTTGAATTACAACCTAAAGTAGGGGAGCTTCCAGCGGTTTATCTCTATCCAGATCCATGGAGCCGTGAGAAAAAGGAGAAGTACTTTATCAAACAATTTTTAGGCACTACTTTAATTGCAAAGGAATGTAGTATTCTCAATCTCGATAAAGTGAGAATGCGTTTTAATCCATCTACTAAAAAGATGACTGCTTATGCTGAAGAGCCTCTACTAATAGAAAATAGAGATTTAAATTACCTAGTAACCTATAACTTGACAGATTTTGAAATCACTTTTGAAGAGCTAAGCTTAGAAAATGTGGAAATGAGCGGCTCCATGGAATTTCCTACTCATTATATGATTTCTTCTTACTTTGTAGGCAGTGCCTTTTTTAAAGAATTAAATGAAAAAGATGCTAAAAGAGGATGGGTGAGACGTCATCGCAAACGCGCTTATAAAGTTTCTGAATTGCGATTATTTAAACTAATTGCCGAAAACAGATTTGACGAAGAAGGGTACCATCTCGTTTTTGACAGAAAAAAAGTAGTGGTAAAAGACCACATCAGAAGCAGGAAAAAGGGAGCTTTATATATCGTTGATTTTAGAGAGAAACAATACGAAATTATGGACCCTCAGAATTTTCAATCTGCTATATATCTTGACACCCCTAAATTAGTCATTTCAGATGCTGGTAATGTTCTCAATTATAAAGTTTTAAAAACAGGCGGCTTTGTTTCTAATTTAAAGGTGTCCGGTATGTTACCTTTAGATTATAAGATGGAGTAG
- a CDS encoding low molecular weight phosphatase family protein — translation MALKILVLSTTNSTLGPMTQGFLDYYSSKKTRVLSAGIEPLPIHQMALKVMDSLGIPVEKSRRNFEDVEEIDFDYIITFSDKAHLLAKSKTKKATVFHLKMDSLDTTQGTDKEIKTAFKTSRKELQAYCTEFAEQYLQKKTKKA, via the coding sequence ATGGCTTTAAAAATTCTAGTTCTCAGTACTACAAATTCCACCTTAGGTCCTATGACACAAGGATTTCTGGACTATTATAGTTCGAAAAAGACACGGGTGCTCAGTGCTGGGATAGAACCCCTACCTATTCATCAAATGGCCTTAAAAGTAATGGACTCTTTAGGCATACCTGTAGAGAAGTCTAGAAGGAATTTTGAAGATGTGGAAGAAATTGACTTTGATTATATCATTACCTTTTCAGATAAAGCACATCTGCTCGCTAAGTCAAAAACCAAAAAAGCAACTGTTTTTCATCTCAAAATGGACAGTCTTGATACCACACAAGGAACTGATAAGGAAATCAAAACTGCTTTTAAAACCAGTCGCAAAGAATTACAAGCTTACTGCACAGAATTTGCAGAACAATACCTACAGAAAAAAACAAAAAAAGCTTAG